In Parafrankia irregularis, one DNA window encodes the following:
- a CDS encoding amino acid adenylation domain-containing protein → MIVSALFRGGVSPVPAADGAVALECCNDTSAPAVVTTVVDLFVAQVRRTPDAPAVVAPEGRFTYRELGDRVFQLARALRRHGLEPEGVVGVRLGRSAEMIVAVLAAMVAGGAFVPVEPSWPDQRRRRVLTDAGAQLIVTGPETSEGSGDPDGPGGLVDGVRAVPVDLHAWAWGHESPEPLDLSIPLTGLAYVMFTSGSTGTPKGAMIRHEAIAERLRWQVTDLFTFGAGDASLFKAPLSFDISVNEILLPLVCGGRVVVAEPDGELDPGYLVDLIEAERVTFVYLVSSMLDVVLEAAEGTPALASLRHVWCGGEVLTPALFARFRAQVDTDLYHGYGPAETTIGVSHVIYRDSAERLATSIGRPNPHTQIHLLDDRLEPVPDGVIGELYVAGFLLGRGYVNSGALTASRFVANPFSGDGARMYRTGDLARWDSAGWLEFVGRADNQVKIRGMRLELEEVEAAMSTHPRVRRAAVVVSRDTAAPRLLAFVVPDADRGADQVDGGSALSGPAADGAFADEVLTWCADLLPHYMVPSAVTVLGTLPVTAGGKIDRRALTAAHPPREQLVGGA, encoded by the coding sequence ATGATTGTGAGTGCGCTTTTCAGGGGTGGCGTGTCGCCGGTGCCGGCGGCGGACGGGGCTGTCGCTCTCGAATGCTGTAACGACACCAGCGCGCCCGCGGTCGTGACGACCGTGGTCGATCTTTTCGTCGCCCAGGTGCGGAGAACGCCGGATGCGCCGGCTGTCGTGGCGCCGGAAGGGCGGTTCACCTATCGGGAGCTCGGAGACCGGGTGTTCCAGCTCGCCCGGGCCCTGCGCCGCCACGGCCTCGAGCCGGAGGGTGTTGTGGGTGTCCGGCTGGGGCGATCCGCGGAGATGATCGTCGCGGTCCTCGCGGCCATGGTCGCCGGTGGCGCCTTCGTCCCGGTCGAGCCGTCCTGGCCTGACCAGCGGCGTCGGCGGGTACTGACGGACGCGGGCGCGCAGTTGATCGTGACGGGTCCGGAGACGTCCGAGGGGTCGGGGGATCCGGATGGGCCCGGCGGGCTGGTCGACGGGGTGCGAGCCGTGCCGGTCGATCTGCACGCGTGGGCCTGGGGTCACGAGTCGCCGGAACCGCTGGATCTTTCGATCCCCTTGACCGGTCTGGCCTATGTGATGTTCACGTCCGGCTCGACCGGCACCCCGAAAGGGGCGATGATCCGCCATGAGGCGATCGCCGAGCGACTACGGTGGCAGGTGACGGACCTGTTCACCTTCGGTGCGGGTGACGCTTCGCTGTTCAAGGCTCCGCTGTCGTTCGACATCTCTGTCAACGAGATCCTGCTGCCACTCGTCTGCGGGGGCCGGGTGGTCGTGGCGGAGCCGGACGGTGAGCTCGACCCGGGATATCTGGTCGACCTGATCGAGGCCGAGCGGGTCACTTTCGTCTATCTGGTGTCGTCAATGCTGGACGTCGTGCTGGAAGCGGCGGAAGGCACGCCCGCGTTGGCCTCCCTGCGGCATGTCTGGTGCGGAGGCGAGGTACTCACACCGGCCCTCTTCGCACGCTTCCGAGCTCAGGTCGACACCGATCTTTATCATGGTTATGGCCCGGCCGAGACGACGATCGGCGTTTCTCATGTGATCTACCGGGACAGTGCTGAGCGTCTCGCCACCTCCATTGGCCGGCCCAATCCGCATACCCAGATTCACCTCCTTGACGACCGGCTGGAGCCGGTGCCGGACGGCGTGATCGGCGAGCTGTATGTCGCCGGGTTCCTGCTCGGCCGCGGCTATGTGAACAGCGGGGCGCTGACCGCGTCGCGTTTTGTCGCCAACCCGTTCTCCGGCGATGGGGCCCGAATGTACCGGACCGGGGACCTCGCGCGATGGGACAGTGCCGGCTGGCTGGAGTTCGTCGGCCGGGCTGACAACCAGGTGAAGATCCGGGGAATGCGGCTCGAGCTGGAGGAGGTGGAAGCCGCCATGTCCACCCACCCCCGGGTGCGGCGGGCGGCGGTCGTGGTGTCCCGGGACACCGCGGCGCCCCGGCTGCTCGCCTTCGTCGTTCCTGATGCCGATCGTGGCGCCGATCAGGTCGACGGCGGCTCGGCGCTTTCGGGACCGGCCGCGGACGGCGCATTCGCGGACGAGGTGCTCACCTGGTGCGCGGACCTTCTTCCTCACTACATGGTGCCGAGCGCCGTGACGGTGCTGGGCACGCTTCCCGTCACAGCTGGCGGAAAGATCGACCGACGTGCCCTGACCGCAGCTCACCCGCCACGGGAACAGCTCGTGGGAGGGGCGTGA
- the panD gene encoding aspartate 1-decarboxylase: MQRTLLGGKIHRATVTQADLHYVGSITIDRTLMDAADIVEGEQVQVVDITNGARLVTYAIEGPRDSGIIGINGAAARLVHPGDLIIIMSFRQMDESEVGTYVPRVVHIDELNRIVTLGDDLSAPVPGAVNQIPGNGTAIRSGGQVTESEARRGADLQGALGPS; this comes from the coding sequence ATGCAGCGCACTCTGCTCGGCGGGAAGATTCATCGGGCCACCGTGACCCAGGCGGATCTGCATTATGTCGGATCGATCACGATTGATCGGACGCTCATGGATGCCGCCGACATCGTCGAGGGTGAGCAGGTTCAGGTGGTGGATATCACCAACGGTGCTCGGCTGGTCACCTATGCGATCGAGGGGCCCCGGGACTCCGGGATCATCGGCATCAACGGTGCCGCCGCCCGCCTGGTTCACCCTGGCGACCTGATCATCATCATGTCGTTCCGGCAGATGGACGAAAGCGAGGTCGGCACGTATGTCCCACGAGTCGTTCACATCGACGAACTGAATCGGATCGTCACGTTGGGCGACGATCTGTCCGCGCCGGTTCCCGGGGCGGTCAACCAGATTCCCGGAAACGGGACCGCGATCCGGTCCGGGGGCCAGGTGACCGAGAGCGAGGCGCGCAGAGGCGCTGACCTTCAGGGCGCGCTCGGCCCGTCCTAG